One Edaphobacter bradus DNA window includes the following coding sequences:
- a CDS encoding peroxidase family protein — MAIDAPLGAANYARMFPELPSFHADEQFLHALGRAGGVCDCRDIDDSPDSLGDTAAGWPIFGQFVAHDITADRSILRSHTNTAELRNSRSPQLNLECLYGDGPTGHPFLYQRDYPAKFLLGVDGADIQRNAEGIAIIGDPRNDSHMLISQLHLAMLKAHNAFVEEARRSGVANDRVFDEASGQLRWHYQWIILNEFLPALVGQALVNQVLQEGPRWFRPRHGGFIPLEFASAAYRYGHSQIRHRYQLSLHADPVPLFPDLLGFRAVPRERTVDWTLFFDPPRVVRAQRSKRIDGRLVRALIELPVAVTGECEIEDYHSLAVRDLQRGQGIGLPSGEAVARHIGVSPITTEQVGIASTGWKGETPLWYYILREADVCTGGHRLGPVGGRIVTDVLVGLIDADATSFRRNNGNWRPQKTLSELLAA; from the coding sequence GTGGCAATCGATGCACCCCTCGGCGCTGCAAATTATGCTCGGATGTTTCCCGAGCTCCCCTCGTTTCACGCCGATGAGCAGTTCCTGCACGCACTGGGCCGCGCGGGCGGCGTCTGCGATTGCAGAGACATCGATGACTCTCCTGACTCCTTGGGCGACACAGCCGCTGGCTGGCCCATCTTCGGCCAATTTGTGGCCCACGATATTACGGCTGACCGGTCCATTTTGCGAAGCCATACCAATACAGCGGAATTGCGCAATTCGCGCAGCCCGCAACTCAACCTTGAATGCCTGTACGGCGATGGGCCGACCGGCCATCCCTTCCTTTATCAGCGAGACTATCCGGCCAAGTTTTTGCTTGGTGTGGACGGAGCAGACATTCAACGAAACGCAGAGGGCATCGCAATTATCGGCGACCCACGCAACGATTCCCACATGCTGATATCGCAACTGCATCTTGCTATGCTCAAGGCTCATAACGCATTCGTCGAGGAGGCGCGGCGCAGTGGAGTAGCAAACGACCGCGTGTTCGACGAAGCGTCCGGACAGTTGCGGTGGCACTATCAATGGATCATTCTCAACGAGTTTCTGCCTGCGCTCGTTGGACAGGCTCTTGTAAATCAGGTGCTTCAGGAAGGCCCGCGCTGGTTTCGCCCCCGGCATGGCGGATTTATACCCCTTGAGTTTGCCAGCGCAGCCTATCGGTACGGCCACTCTCAGATTCGCCATCGCTATCAATTAAGCTTACATGCCGATCCCGTGCCGCTCTTCCCTGATCTCCTAGGATTTCGTGCAGTACCGCGCGAGCGCACAGTTGACTGGACTCTCTTCTTCGATCCACCCCGTGTAGTGAGGGCGCAACGTTCAAAGAGAATTGACGGGAGGCTAGTGCGAGCACTCATTGAGTTGCCGGTGGCCGTTACCGGTGAGTGCGAGATTGAGGACTATCATTCTCTTGCCGTGCGCGACTTACAACGCGGCCAAGGTATCGGACTTCCATCTGGCGAGGCCGTGGCCCGTCACATCGGAGTCTCCCCGATCACCACGGAGCAGGTTGGCATCGCCTCCACAGGCTGGAAGGGCGAGACCCCTCTGTGGTACTACATTCTCCGCGAAGCCGACGTCTGTACAGGAGGTCATCGTCTTGGCCCCGTTGGCGGCCGGATCGTGACAGATGTCTTGGTCGGGCTCATCGATGCAGACGCGACATCATTTCGTCGGAACAACGGAAACTGGCGGCCGCAAAAAACGCTGAGCGAATTGCTGGCCGCCTAG
- a CDS encoding GNAT family N-acetyltransferase: MKEDHAQRTFESLDNPIWFALTTEHRLLARSHGLARRYPSDVSPLAALLHPSNDGFADLQRLVSPGEHVALFTASPLEVPGDWQVDRSRWIDQMICEASAASLPVAPIRLGATDVPEMLELTAATEPGPFLPQTIQMGSYFGIRASDGRLVAMAGERLQSTAFAEISAVCTHPEFRGRGYAQALTTFLAAQILAAGKIPFLHVKSENGAKVVYQKIGFRLRAAIYLTVISLR, encoded by the coding sequence ATGAAAGAGGATCACGCGCAACGGACGTTCGAGTCTCTCGACAACCCGATCTGGTTCGCATTGACGACAGAACACCGGCTTCTTGCCCGCTCGCACGGCCTTGCGCGACGATATCCGTCGGATGTTTCACCGCTGGCGGCTTTGCTTCATCCCTCCAATGACGGATTCGCTGATTTACAACGGTTGGTCAGTCCCGGCGAGCATGTCGCGCTATTTACCGCCAGTCCCCTCGAGGTGCCCGGCGATTGGCAAGTCGACCGCTCTCGGTGGATCGACCAGATGATTTGTGAGGCTTCAGCGGCCTCCCTGCCCGTGGCGCCGATTCGACTCGGCGCGACGGACGTTCCCGAAATGCTGGAGCTCACCGCTGCCACCGAGCCCGGCCCGTTCCTACCGCAAACCATCCAGATGGGAAGCTATTTCGGAATACGCGCGAGCGATGGGAGGTTGGTCGCAATGGCTGGCGAGCGATTACAATCCACCGCGTTTGCGGAAATCAGCGCGGTGTGCACCCATCCCGAATTTCGCGGCCGCGGCTATGCGCAGGCCCTCACGACCTTCCTCGCAGCTCAGATTCTGGCGGCGGGAAAGATTCCTTTTCTTCACGTCAAGTCTGAGAATGGCGCAAAAGTGGTTTATCAAAAAATTGGGTTCCGTTTACGTGCCGCAATATACCTAACCGTGATCTCCCTTCGCTGA
- a CDS encoding lytic transglycosylase domain-containing protein, whose product MIGFHRIWSRESSEPSRLGNPNAVSPKGAAGPMQLMPATAVTCRSPASEAERASPPEKGELFRL is encoded by the coding sequence ATGATCGGGTTCCATCGGATCTGGTCGAGAGAATCGTCGGAGCCGAGTCGGCTTGGGAACCCCAATGCGGTATCACCGAAGGGTGCAGCCGGACCTATGCAGCTGATGCCCGCTACCGCGGTCACTTGCCGGTCACCCGCTTCCGAGGCTGAACGTGCTAGCCCACCAGAAAAAGGAGAATTATTTAGATTATGA
- a CDS encoding efflux RND transporter permease subunit, with protein MSKFEIQEPHFEKETNANSGINLSALAVRERSVTLFFLLAVIIAGAFAYFNLGRAEDPSFTIKVFTVTAAWPGATAQEMQDLVAEPLEKRMQELTYYDHVDTFTRPGLAFLTVTLKDYTPPEDVQEEFYQGRKKIQDEASRLPQGVLPPVLNDAYTDVTFSVYALEAPGLPLRTLTREAEALRQDLLHVPGVKKVNVFGERPERIFVQFSYDRIATLGVSARDIFNALVRQNAVTPSGSIDTQNQQVYIRLDGALNDLEEIRDTPIVSGGRTLKLSDIADVQRGYEDPATFLVRHNGQPAMMLDVVMREQFNGLALGRSLEAEQKKIQTTLPAGMRFEIVTDQSTIIKEAVGEFQLKFFVALLVVMIVSLLSLGWRVGIVVAAAVPITLSATLVIMLSTGKDLDRITLGALILSLGLLVDDAIISIETMVVKMEEGWDRIKAAGYAWSHTAAPMLAGTLVTIIGLMPVGFAQSSAGEYCRNLFWVVCIALLTSWVVAVTFTPYLGVKLLPNIPPMEGGYAAIYETPNYQRLRRVIVWAVEHKFMVAGAVVLIFFASSLGLGLVKQQFFPSSDRPEVLVDVTMPQGSSIEATQAAVIKVENWVRAQPEAKIVSSYIGGGAARFWLAYNPELPDPNFAKMIILTPNAKERDKLILRLRQQVAAGLAPEARVRAVQFVFGPYSPFPIAFRVMGPDPTVVRTIADQVLAKMQANPNVRQANEDWTERAPVVHLVLDQDRLRLIGLSSQDAGQQIQFLTTGVAVTQVREDIRTVDVVARTSGANRLDPTKLLNMTLTSSDGRLIPLSQVGQVVVKEEDPILKRRDRTPTITVQSDHDESVQPPQVTAEVLKSIQPIIAKLPDGYRIEVGANAEESAKANAALAKVFPIMFVCTLVVIIFQVRSLSALTMTILTAPLGLAGVVPTLLIFHVPFGFNPILGLIALAGILMRNTLILIGQIKTNKEEGLDDFHAVVEATVQRSRPVVLTALAAVLAFIPLTFSVFWGSLAYTLIGGTAVGTGLTLVFLPALYTIWFRVKPTVREQEPEAQPAY; from the coding sequence ATGAGCAAGTTCGAAATCCAGGAACCGCATTTCGAAAAGGAAACGAATGCGAACAGCGGAATCAACCTTTCGGCGCTTGCCGTTCGTGAGCGATCCGTCACGCTCTTCTTCCTCCTCGCGGTAATCATTGCCGGAGCATTTGCATACTTTAACCTGGGGCGAGCCGAAGACCCCAGCTTCACAATCAAGGTATTCACCGTGACGGCGGCCTGGCCAGGCGCGACTGCCCAGGAGATGCAGGATCTCGTAGCTGAGCCGCTGGAAAAGCGGATGCAGGAACTCACCTACTACGACCACGTAGATACATTTACCCGACCCGGCCTAGCATTCCTGACAGTTACGCTGAAGGACTACACACCTCCCGAAGATGTTCAGGAAGAGTTCTATCAAGGCCGCAAGAAGATTCAAGACGAAGCCTCGAGGCTACCGCAAGGAGTCTTGCCGCCGGTCCTGAATGACGCATACACGGATGTCACGTTTTCTGTGTATGCATTGGAAGCGCCTGGACTACCGCTTCGAACGCTCACGCGAGAGGCGGAGGCTCTGAGACAGGATTTGCTGCATGTTCCAGGAGTCAAGAAGGTCAATGTCTTCGGAGAACGGCCAGAGAGGATATTCGTTCAGTTCTCCTATGACCGGATTGCAACTCTGGGAGTGAGTGCGCGCGACATCTTCAACGCACTCGTCAGACAGAATGCTGTGACCCCATCTGGTTCGATCGATACTCAAAACCAACAGGTTTATATCCGCCTTGATGGAGCACTCAATGATCTGGAAGAAATCCGAGACACGCCCATCGTCTCTGGTGGCAGAACTCTGAAATTGTCAGATATTGCCGATGTGCAACGGGGCTATGAAGATCCCGCGACGTTCCTGGTTCGTCACAATGGTCAACCTGCCATGATGCTTGACGTTGTAATGAGAGAGCAGTTCAACGGGTTGGCGTTGGGGAGATCTCTGGAGGCAGAGCAAAAGAAGATTCAGACGACTCTTCCGGCTGGGATGCGCTTTGAAATCGTGACCGATCAGTCAACGATTATCAAAGAAGCAGTGGGTGAGTTCCAACTCAAGTTCTTTGTGGCCCTCCTGGTCGTGATGATTGTGAGCCTTCTCAGCCTCGGCTGGCGTGTGGGCATTGTCGTCGCCGCGGCGGTTCCGATTACGCTCTCAGCCACACTTGTCATCATGCTGTCCACGGGCAAAGATCTGGACCGCATTACCCTGGGCGCCCTCATTCTCTCACTCGGACTACTGGTCGATGACGCGATCATCTCGATTGAAACGATGGTGGTCAAAATGGAGGAAGGCTGGGATCGAATTAAGGCTGCCGGATATGCGTGGAGCCATACCGCCGCACCGATGTTGGCTGGGACCCTGGTAACCATCATTGGCCTCATGCCGGTTGGCTTCGCGCAATCAAGCGCCGGCGAATATTGCAGGAACCTTTTTTGGGTTGTCTGTATCGCTTTGTTGACCTCATGGGTTGTCGCCGTTACCTTCACGCCGTATCTCGGTGTGAAACTCCTTCCCAACATTCCCCCGATGGAAGGTGGATATGCGGCGATCTATGAAACGCCGAACTATCAAAGATTGCGCCGAGTGATCGTCTGGGCGGTAGAACACAAATTCATGGTGGCCGGAGCCGTCGTTCTCATCTTCTTTGCATCGTCTTTGGGACTGGGCTTGGTCAAACAGCAGTTCTTTCCGAGTTCCGACAGACCCGAAGTACTGGTAGATGTAACGATGCCTCAGGGTTCCAGCATTGAAGCGACGCAAGCCGCCGTGATCAAGGTCGAGAACTGGGTAAGGGCACAGCCTGAGGCAAAGATTGTCAGTTCCTATATAGGTGGAGGCGCCGCCCGTTTCTGGCTCGCCTACAATCCCGAACTGCCCGACCCAAACTTTGCCAAGATGATCATCTTGACGCCTAATGCGAAGGAACGAGATAAGCTCATCCTACGTCTTCGTCAGCAGGTCGCCGCCGGACTCGCTCCCGAAGCCCGTGTGCGGGCAGTTCAATTTGTCTTTGGCCCCTATTCGCCTTTTCCGATTGCATTCCGCGTCATGGGTCCGGACCCGACCGTAGTTCGCACGATAGCGGATCAGGTATTGGCGAAGATGCAGGCCAACCCGAATGTTCGACAGGCAAACGAAGACTGGACGGAGCGCGCTCCGGTCGTCCATCTCGTCCTCGACCAAGACAGGCTCCGCTTGATCGGCTTATCTTCGCAAGACGCCGGTCAGCAGATTCAGTTCCTCACAACCGGCGTGGCCGTGACCCAGGTACGTGAGGATATTCGCACTGTCGATGTGGTGGCGCGCACTTCGGGAGCCAATCGCCTTGATCCCACGAAGTTGCTCAACATGACGTTGACCAGCAGCGACGGGAGACTGATTCCTCTTAGTCAGGTAGGACAGGTCGTGGTCAAAGAAGAAGACCCGATCCTCAAGCGACGCGACCGCACTCCTACGATCACCGTGCAGAGCGATCACGATGAATCAGTTCAACCGCCACAAGTGACTGCAGAGGTGTTGAAATCCATTCAACCCATCATCGCTAAGCTTCCCGACGGGTACAGGATCGAAGTGGGTGCCAATGCAGAAGAATCAGCGAAAGCAAACGCAGCGCTCGCCAAGGTATTCCCGATCATGTTTGTTTGCACGCTCGTCGTGATCATTTTCCAGGTGAGGTCTTTGTCCGCTCTCACCATGACAATCCTGACGGCGCCGTTGGGGCTAGCCGGTGTCGTTCCTACACTTCTGATCTTCCACGTGCCGTTCGGGTTTAATCCGATCCTTGGATTGATTGCCCTGGCTGGCATATTAATGCGCAACACACTCATCCTGATCGGGCAAATCAAGACAAACAAGGAAGAGGGTCTCGATGACTTCCATGCCGTGGTCGAAGCTACTGTTCAGCGGTCACGACCGGTCGTTCTGACCGCATTGGCTGCGGTACTTGCATTTATTCCCCTAACTTTCTCGGTCTTTTGGGGATCCCTAGCCTACACCCTTATCGGAGGAACCGCGGTCGGCACTGGACTTACGCTCGTTTTTCTCCCCGCGCTTTACACGATCTGGTTCCGCGTCAAGCCGACGGTTCGAGAACAGGAACCGGAGGCGCAGCCTGCCTACTGA
- a CDS encoding efflux RND transporter periplasmic adaptor subunit — protein sequence MKFTALGLTLALVALAGCSKSPELDPRTQPVSVLVARVGAPIAETESFTGVVTARVQSDLGFRVPGKVTKRFVDTGQKVHMGEPLMQIDVTDYAHAIATQTENVAALRAKAKQAAADEVRYRGLVSTGAIAASTYDQVKATADAAQAQLASAEAQEKVARDQGDYSLLLADSDGTVVQTLAEPGQVVAAGQTVVKLAHAGPREAAVYLPETLRPALGSEAHAVLYGETASVPVRLRQLSDSADPETRTFEARYVLGSLGANAPLGATVTVQVPKKDSSDPEEVPIAAITDRGNGPGVWVLNRKTSTVSFQRVKVLRLSGEDAILSEGVQPGEQIVALGAHLLSDGQHVRVADEKVASR from the coding sequence ATGAAATTCACCGCATTGGGATTAACGTTAGCCTTAGTGGCCTTGGCAGGCTGTTCGAAGTCCCCGGAACTGGACCCGAGAACTCAGCCCGTTTCGGTACTCGTAGCTCGAGTTGGAGCCCCTATTGCAGAGACCGAATCATTCACAGGCGTCGTTACTGCGCGGGTTCAAAGCGATTTGGGTTTTCGCGTTCCGGGCAAGGTAACGAAGCGTTTTGTGGATACGGGTCAAAAGGTTCACATGGGCGAGCCCCTCATGCAAATCGATGTGACAGATTATGCGCATGCCATCGCAACACAAACGGAGAACGTTGCGGCTCTAAGAGCGAAGGCCAAGCAGGCGGCTGCCGATGAGGTCCGTTACAGGGGCCTTGTATCGACCGGAGCGATTGCTGCTTCAACTTACGACCAAGTCAAGGCAACGGCCGATGCGGCCCAAGCACAACTCGCCTCCGCAGAGGCGCAAGAGAAAGTTGCAAGAGATCAGGGAGACTACTCTCTCCTTCTTGCCGACTCCGACGGCACCGTTGTGCAGACACTGGCTGAGCCAGGCCAGGTGGTGGCCGCGGGACAAACCGTTGTCAAATTGGCTCACGCCGGCCCCCGCGAAGCGGCAGTCTACCTTCCGGAGACGCTTCGACCAGCTCTCGGCTCGGAAGCACATGCAGTCCTGTATGGAGAAACTGCGAGCGTTCCTGTCCGGTTGAGACAACTTTCGGATTCTGCGGACCCAGAGACCCGCACCTTCGAAGCCAGATATGTTCTTGGTTCCCTGGGCGCAAACGCGCCGCTTGGAGCTACAGTGACCGTTCAGGTCCCCAAGAAAGACTCTTCCGATCCAGAGGAAGTTCCCATTGCTGCGATCACCGATCGCGGCAACGGGCCTGGGGTCTGGGTTCTCAATCGAAAGACTTCCACAGTTTCGTTTCAAAGGGTCAAGGTGCTTCGTTTGAGTGGAGAGGACGCCATTCTTTCGGAAGGCGTGCAGCCGGGAGAGCAGATAGTTGCGCTAGGGGCACATCTGCTCAGCGATGGGCAGCACGTCCGTGTTGCAGACGAGAAGGTGGCATCCCGATGA
- a CDS encoding efflux transporter outer membrane subunit, giving the protein MEQQRTTTAVKRMKVLRTSHPMRFERRGIPSGKYASFGLWTVLAILATGCTVGPRYGKPVTSVQPFHNVPSIESRQAVLPAPQLDTWWTGFDDPELTRIVERVLNQNLDLAESFARVEQARAAAKEAGAKLKPSGSVIAQSNSFRQSLDGPFGRYATTFPGYHRNQSYLDLGLEASWEVDLFGGLRRGAEAASDEAQAAEAERLGVRVSVVAEAADAYMQIRGAQVRLKVAKEQITTDKHLLALVSQRRAAGVASDRELAQAEALLAQAKATVPLLAIVLEAQLNRLDLLMGAQAGTYATELEAPGEIPSVPSISTTANASDLLRRRPDIVAAERRLAASNARIGQAIAEYYPKVSLSGLLGSEAISPGGLFRESGFQPGAIAGLQWRLFDFGRVDAEVKQAKGANAEALLRYRSSVLHATEDVEDSFSLLAQSEVRRDEILVEIAALQRARDRSQEAYQAGVIGLTDVLDADRQLLVARDDLAFTKQASAQAAVGSFRALGGGWTP; this is encoded by the coding sequence ATGGAACAGCAACGCACAACAACTGCGGTGAAGAGGATGAAGGTGTTGCGAACGTCCCATCCAATGAGATTCGAAAGACGCGGAATTCCTTCAGGCAAGTACGCTTCGTTCGGTCTATGGACGGTTCTCGCCATCTTGGCGACGGGTTGCACTGTCGGCCCCCGTTATGGAAAACCAGTTACCTCGGTCCAACCATTTCATAACGTACCGTCGATTGAATCACGGCAGGCGGTTCTGCCGGCGCCGCAGCTAGATACTTGGTGGACTGGTTTCGATGATCCAGAACTAACCAGGATCGTTGAGAGGGTCCTAAATCAGAATCTCGATCTTGCCGAATCTTTCGCCCGAGTGGAACAAGCGCGGGCGGCTGCCAAAGAGGCCGGTGCAAAGCTGAAACCCTCCGGTTCGGTTATTGCACAATCCAACTCATTTCGACAGTCGTTGGATGGTCCATTTGGCCGATATGCCACTACCTTTCCAGGCTACCATCGCAACCAAAGTTATTTAGACCTCGGGTTGGAAGCCTCATGGGAAGTTGATCTGTTCGGTGGACTTAGGAGAGGCGCTGAAGCTGCAAGCGACGAAGCCCAGGCGGCCGAGGCAGAAAGACTCGGCGTTCGTGTTTCCGTAGTTGCCGAGGCAGCGGATGCGTATATGCAAATTCGTGGCGCACAGGTCCGTCTTAAGGTGGCGAAGGAGCAAATCACTACCGATAAGCACTTGCTCGCCCTTGTCTCCCAAAGAAGAGCTGCCGGCGTCGCATCCGACAGAGAGCTTGCTCAGGCGGAGGCTCTTTTGGCTCAGGCAAAGGCCACAGTGCCTCTCTTAGCCATCGTTCTGGAGGCGCAGTTGAATCGCCTGGATTTGCTCATGGGAGCTCAGGCCGGCACATACGCGACCGAATTGGAGGCTCCTGGGGAGATTCCATCTGTTCCGTCGATCTCCACGACGGCAAACGCGAGTGATCTCCTTCGCCGCAGGCCAGACATAGTTGCCGCAGAAAGAAGACTCGCCGCGTCAAACGCGCGAATTGGCCAAGCGATTGCGGAGTATTATCCCAAAGTTTCACTGTCAGGGCTTCTTGGTAGTGAAGCAATCAGTCCTGGAGGTCTTTTTCGCGAGAGTGGATTTCAGCCGGGTGCTATTGCTGGTCTTCAATGGAGACTATTTGACTTCGGTCGCGTCGATGCGGAGGTCAAGCAAGCGAAGGGCGCGAACGCCGAAGCTCTCTTGCGGTACCGGAGTTCCGTACTGCACGCCACTGAAGATGTCGAAGATTCGTTCAGCCTCCTGGCGCAGTCAGAGGTTCGACGGGACGAAATACTCGTCGAAATAGCGGCCCTGCAAAGAGCAAGAGACCGTTCCCAGGAGGCATATCAGGCTGGAGTGATCGGATTGACAGATGTGCTCGACGCCGATCGCCAGTTGCTGGTTGCGAGAGACGACCTGGCATTTACCAAGCAAGCTTCAGCCCAGGCCGCGGTCGGATCCTTCCGCGCGCTCGGCGGAGGATGGACGCCATGA
- a CDS encoding TetR/AcrR family transcriptional regulator, whose product MEHATKGRPRSFDEDKAIDAAMRVFWEKSFEGTTMTDLTDATGLSRSSIHAAFGGKDGLFLKAVERYKSGLMLYIPKALAEPTLPRAIEALFRGMVNSLSVPGNPKGCLSIHGALACGTDGELVTQVMTKWRRSNENLIKERIQRAQREGELGRDVNAADYARYIATIMIGIGMQAVNGAGRAELTRTVDMALQFLSCSSFDPAASADNSGE is encoded by the coding sequence ATGGAACATGCGACGAAAGGGCGACCTCGCAGCTTCGACGAGGACAAGGCGATTGACGCGGCGATGCGGGTTTTCTGGGAGAAAAGCTTCGAAGGAACCACTATGACAGACCTCACCGATGCGACAGGGCTTAGTCGTTCGAGCATCCATGCTGCATTTGGGGGTAAGGATGGCCTGTTCCTTAAAGCGGTGGAACGTTATAAGTCAGGACTGATGTTGTATATACCAAAGGCGCTCGCCGAGCCGACTCTCCCTCGAGCGATCGAGGCGCTGTTTCGAGGAATGGTGAACTCCCTCTCGGTCCCCGGTAATCCAAAGGGCTGTCTGTCGATTCACGGAGCGCTCGCTTGCGGAACTGACGGAGAACTTGTGACTCAAGTCATGACCAAATGGCGCAGATCTAATGAGAACCTGATTAAGGAACGCATTCAGCGGGCACAACGTGAGGGCGAACTGGGCCGAGACGTAAACGCCGCCGACTATGCTCGGTACATCGCAACGATCATGATCGGCATTGGGATGCAGGCTGTGAACGGCGCAGGCAGAGCTGAATTGACTCGTACGGTTGACATGGCTCTTCAGTTTCTCTCATGCTCCTCATTTGATCCTGCTGCTTCCGCAGATAATTCGGGCGAGTGA
- a CDS encoding ArsR/SmtB family transcription factor translates to MRRGFDIQTDGTGRNPRTLRNKALHLSRAILEPRNPIARAATTTDVFNAIAEMKRREMIGLLNDGKYWTVSEIVGRMKITQPTASKHLLVLHKVGIVTVLKHGRYRRYRLNAQSLRPLFDWARMSKGKWNCPLDSNCKRPS, encoded by the coding sequence GTGCGGCGAGGATTCGATATCCAAACTGATGGAACCGGCCGCAACCCACGAACCCTAAGAAACAAAGCACTTCATCTTTCAAGAGCAATTCTGGAGCCACGCAATCCCATAGCCAGGGCAGCGACAACAACCGACGTCTTCAACGCTATCGCGGAAATGAAGCGACGAGAGATGATCGGACTCCTAAACGATGGCAAGTACTGGACTGTTAGCGAAATCGTCGGTCGCATGAAAATTACGCAACCCACCGCTTCCAAGCACCTTCTAGTGCTGCACAAGGTCGGTATTGTGACGGTCCTAAAACACGGTCGGTATAGGCGGTATCGACTAAATGCGCAGAGCTTACGGCCCCTATTTGATTGGGCGAGAATGTCCAAAGGTAAATGGAATTGTCCTCTGGACAGCAATTGCAAACGTCCTTCGTGA
- a CDS encoding TetR/AcrR family transcriptional regulator, with translation MQEGFSFFAERAFMRYPATETAEKHDRIVQEASRLFRERGFEDVTVAEVMKTAGLTHGAFYSHFESKEALMAAAVEYAMQGVLRGVKKSFPTLEGRRAYLDRYLTARHRDTPGTGCPMAALSGEIRNEPEVKGRFTANLKEIISAIGGERREAMATLATLVGAISLARAVDDETFSREILREVQKKLDGEMAG, from the coding sequence ATGCAAGAGGGGTTCTCTTTTTTTGCGGAAAGGGCCTTTATGCGCTATCCGGCAACCGAAACGGCCGAGAAGCACGACCGCATCGTGCAAGAGGCCTCGCGTCTCTTTCGCGAACGTGGTTTTGAAGATGTGACCGTCGCTGAGGTCATGAAAACAGCGGGGCTGACCCACGGCGCGTTCTACAGCCACTTTGAATCCAAGGAGGCTCTGATGGCGGCGGCAGTGGAATATGCCATGCAAGGGGTACTCCGTGGCGTGAAGAAGAGTTTCCCAACGCTGGAGGGAAGACGGGCCTATCTGGATCGGTATCTAACCGCAAGGCACAGGGACACGCCTGGAACTGGGTGCCCGATGGCTGCATTGTCGGGCGAAATACGGAACGAGCCGGAAGTGAAAGGTAGGTTCACGGCAAATCTTAAGGAGATTATCTCAGCGATAGGAGGCGAACGCAGAGAGGCGATGGCGACCCTAGCAACCCTAGTAGGAGCGATTTCGCTTGCCAGGGCGGTCGATGACGAGACGTTCTCACGAGAGATACTGCGGGAGGTGCAAAAGAAACTAGATGGAGAGATGGCTGGCTAA
- a CDS encoding SDR family oxidoreductase, producing the protein MGRLADKNILITGGNSGIGLAAAQEFDAEGARVAICGLNETTLQAANETLGAGSLAVRTDVSNLADLDTMFATIKREFEYLDGVFVNAGYSEFLPFEDVTEQSFDRVVNVNFKGVYFTIQKALPLLREGSSVIINASVGARKGWPTTSTVSTCKAAVVHLARILSAKLVDRGIRVNTLSPGPTDTAMFGRFPSEEQGEAVKHVLRTNNPSKRMADPLEIAKLAVYLASDESAYVVGADFLIDGGVTAISGVGA; encoded by the coding sequence ATGGGTAGGCTAGCGGACAAGAATATCCTTATCACCGGCGGCAACAGCGGCATTGGCCTGGCCGCCGCGCAGGAATTCGACGCTGAGGGCGCGCGCGTCGCGATCTGCGGCTTGAATGAGACGACGCTGCAGGCGGCTAACGAGACGCTTGGAGCCGGAAGTCTCGCGGTTCGGACGGACGTCAGCAATCTCGCCGACCTCGACACGATGTTCGCCACGATCAAGCGGGAGTTTGAGTACCTGGACGGCGTCTTCGTAAATGCAGGTTACAGCGAGTTCCTTCCGTTCGAAGACGTGACGGAGCAAAGCTTCGACAGGGTAGTAAACGTCAATTTCAAAGGGGTTTACTTCACGATTCAAAAGGCCTTGCCGCTACTCAGGGAGGGCTCGTCTGTAATCATCAATGCGTCCGTTGGCGCCCGCAAGGGATGGCCGACAACTTCGACCGTCTCGACATGCAAGGCCGCGGTCGTCCATCTCGCTCGAATCCTCAGCGCCAAACTCGTGGACCGCGGGATTCGCGTGAATACCCTAAGCCCAGGCCCGACGGACACGGCGATGTTTGGTCGCTTCCCAAGCGAAGAGCAAGGCGAGGCGGTTAAGCACGTCCTCCGAACCAACAATCCGAGCAAGCGGATGGCCGATCCGTTGGAAATTGCGAAGCTGGCAGTTTACCTCGCGTCAGACGAATCTGCGTACGTCGTCGGGGCAGACT